ACGGGCTGTTGGGCCTCGGCCGCGGCGTGCTGCGCGCGAAGCTGCTCGTGGGCAACGCGCTTTTCACCCTCGCTCTCTACGCCGCCTTCATTCCAAAGTACTCCTGGCGAGGCGCACTTGTGGCGACCCTGGTATCCGAGACGGTGCTCTGTGCGTCGTCCTGGATTACGCTCTTATTGTGCGAGCGTGGCCTATCGACCCGCACCGGCCCAGAGCACGCGGCCCGCGAGGCTGCCATCCGAACCTCCCTGAACGACCTCCGCGACACCGAGATGACCAAGGTGCGTCCCGAACCGTGAGGAGGAACCACATCAGGACCCGGATCCATTCACCGCGTCGAGCCAGAGGTGCTCGCAGGCCGTGGCCGCCGCGGCGAAAGGACCCATTAGGGCGGTTCGTCGACTCGGCCGCTTCCTTCTAGCTGCGCGGCGAGGAGTCGAGGCATGATGACGTGGTCGGCAGCGCCCACGGGAGCGGGAATCCGCCCAGTGAATCGGCATGCGCAACCGGAGGAGGGGAGATGGCGGGCCGGAGGCTCGACGAATGACAGAACGGGATTCAGGGGACGTCTACTCGGCCGAGGGGCATCGGGTCCACACGGCCCCCGGCTCGCGGCGGCTCCGATACGGAATCATGTGCCGCGGGCCGCAGCTGGAAGCCTGGCAGGCACTGGTTGTGCGCGAGCTGCAGTCGATCCCAGAGGTCGAGCCCGCGCTCCTCATCGTGGACGCCGACGCCGGGGCCGCCGGTCCGAGGCATCGGCTCTGGCAGCGCCTGCGCTCGCCAAGTTTACTCTGGAACCTCTACCAACGGGCGTTCATCGCCGGCAAGATCCCCGCCGAGAGGCGGATGGACCTCCCTGCCGAGCTGGACCGCGGCCTGCCGGTAATCCGCTGCCGACCGGAATTCCGCGGTAAGTACTCCCAGTACTTCTCGCCCGAGGACGTCAGCGCGATCCGCGCCCACGATCTGGATTTCATCCTGCGCTTCGCCTTCAACATCATTCGCGGCGACATCCTGTCCGCGGCGCGGTACGGCGTCTGGTCCTTTCACCACGGTGATTTGGATCGGTATCGGGGGATGCCCTGCGCCTTCTGGGAGATCGCCAAGGGCGACCCGGTTACCGGGATCACGCTGCAGCGGCTCACCGATGCACTCGACAGCGGGATAGTCCTGAAGCAGTGCCACATCCAGACCGTGCCCAAGTCGTACGCACGCTCGCGGGAGGCTGTCCTCGTCGCCGGTGCGGATCTTCCGGCCAAGGTCTGCCGGGATCTCCTCTCGAACCGCGGAGAGTACGTTTCCGCGCAGCCCTCCCGCACGACAGCGCCAATCTTCCGCACGCCGAAGAACAGCGAGATGCTGAGCTTTCTCGCGCGCACCACGACTGCCAAGCTCACCGACGCTGCTGGGTGGCTCTTCCGACATAGGCAGTGGGGTGTGGGGATCATCCACGCGCCCATTCACTCCTTTCTCGATCCGCGCTTTCGCCCCGAGGTGAGCTGGCTCCCGCGCTCGGATCGTCGCCATTTCCTCGCCGATCCCTTCGGCATCCGGTCGGGCAAGAACTTGACGATCTTGGCGGAGGAACTCGACCACGCCGAGCAGGTTGGCCGAGTGGTGGCGATAGAATGCCCGGAGGTGGGTGCGCCGAGGATCCGGCGGGGGATCCTGGAACTCGCAGTGCACGCGTCCTACCCATACCTCGTCGAGCACGACGGCGAGATCTTCTGCATGCCCGAGACGAGCGCGAGTGAACAGGTGGTCCTCTACAAGGCAGTCGATTTCCCGACGCGCTGGGAGAAGGTCGCCACGCTGGTGCAGGGGATCGCCGCGCTAGATGCGTCCCTCGTGCGGTTCGACGGGCGCTGGTGGATGTTCTACGGCGTGGAGGGAACTGCCGGCACCGTCACGCTCCACGCCATGCACGCTCCGGACCTGCGGGGGCCGTGGATGGCGCACGCCGCCAATCCTCTCAAGATGGATGTCCGAAGCACGCGCCCTGGTGGGACGCCGTTCGTGCATCAAGGAACGCTGTACCGGCCAGCGCAGGACTGCTCGCGCGGATACGGCGGGGCCGTCGCGCTGAACCGCGTGACCCGCCTCTCGCCCGTCGATTTTCACGAGGAGGTGGTGACGGTCGTGCGCCCTGATCCCCATGGTCCGTTCCCCGCGGGGCTCCACACGCTTTCGGCGGCGGGCGACAAAACGATCATCGACGGGCAACGCACGCTGTTCGTGCCAGCGCTCTTCTTCGCGCAACTCCGCAAAATGTTGCGGAGCGCGAGAGCGTCGTCTCCTTGGCAGGCCAGACAAACGGATAGCGTGACACGCTCGGGGTAAAAATGCAGGCGCGCACGCTCATTTGGCCGATTCGGCGCGCGCGATCTTGTTGCGGTCAAGTCAACGAGACCCTACGGTTCCCCAGGGTTCTGAAATCGGGAGGCGGAGTCGACAGAACTGTCCTTCGCCGTGGGGNNNNNNNNNNNNNNNNNNNNNNNNNNNNNNNNNNNNNNNNNNNNNNNNNNNCATAGAGATTCGCATCCCCGGGCGACAGGCCTCTGCGCGACATTTCCCGGCGCACGCGAAGAGCCAGCGCTGGATATCCGCCCAAAGCGAGCAGACTCCACCCCGAAGTCGGAAGCAGCAGAGTGAAGGTTGCCAAGGGTACGAACACTCCCCAGAACAGTGTGCTCCTGATGTCGTGCCCCCAGAGACGCTCGGGAGAGCGTGCGGTTCGGTACCATCCCTCCGTAGAGGCGTAACCCGCGCGAAAGGCTCGTCGCCACCATTCGGCGAACCGGGTCATCGCTGCATCGTGAAGGACCATCTCGGCGTCGACGCGTAAGACGCTCCTACCGGACGCGCGCACGCGCAAGCACAAGTCAGCCTCCTCGGCTGCGATGAGCGTGGGATCGAACCCCCCCGCTTTGAGAAACACTGGCGCACGCCAGAGGGCGTTGCCGCCGCAGGAATCGATCTCTCCAGGCGGCTGGTCCCACTCGAGATCGCAGAGGCGGTTGTAGATGGTCGCGTCCGGGAACCGCTCGCGCACCCTCCCGCAGACGGCTGCCGCCCGGGGAGTGGCGGAGAGCGCGGCGACCCCCTTTTCGATCCAGCCCGGATGCAACTCGCAGTCGCNNNNNGTTCGAGCAGGCGCCGGAGGCCTTCGTTCCGCCCGCGGCCCGCAGTGAATGGGCGCGAAGGATCGAGCGCGAGAGTGTCCACACCCGCCGCACGCGCGATCGCGAGGCTGTCATCGGTCGACCCGGAGTCCACGTAGATGACCGGCAAACCTGTGCGGGCGGCCGAAGCCAGGCACGCCCGGAGGCGCTGGCCCTCGTTGCGACCGATGACCACGA
This region of Deltaproteobacteria bacterium genomic DNA includes:
- a CDS encoding glycosyltransferase, which gives rise to MTPGVGIVVIGRNEGQRLRACLASAARTGLPVIYVDSGSTDDSLAIARAAGVDTLALDPSRPFTAGRGRNEGLRRLLEXXATASCIRAGSKRGSPRSPPLPGRQPSAGGCASGSRTRPSTTASAISSGTSRLERSIPAAATPSGVRQCFSKRGGSIPRSSQPRRLTCACACARPVGASYASTPRWSFTMQR